The sequence below is a genomic window from Nicotiana tomentosiformis chromosome 6, ASM39032v3, whole genome shotgun sequence.
cgacGGACCATTGGAGGTATGCTTAGGTCCGGGGGATGTCGATtatgtcctacgggaagtgcatgagggtacttgcgggaatcactctggagccgacacattagtccaaaaaataatcagagcagggtattattggatcgatatgggcaaagatacgaaggaatttgttcgtaaatatgataaatgtcaaaggtttgcgccaatgatccaccagcccggagaacaaatccactcggtcctatccccgcggcctttcatgaaatggggaatggatatcgtcggccctctgccatcgaccccaggtaaagctaaattcattttatttatgactgactatttttctaaatgggttgaagcgcaggcgttcgagaaaataagagagaaagaagtcatagactttattttggatcatatcatatgccggttcgggatacccgccgaaatagtatgtgacaatggaaagcaattcattggcagcaaagtaacaagattcctcgaagaccacaagataaaaaGGATACTGTCGACGccgtaccaccccagtgggaacgggcaggccgaatcaacgaataaaactgtcattcaaaacttaaagaagaggttgaacgatgctaaagggagatggcaagaaatcctgcccgaagtcctttgggcatatcggacaacatcaaaatccagtacgggcaaccccgttctccttagtatatggatccgaagcattaataccagtcgaggttggtgaactcagtgccagattttgattctcgatagaagaatcaaataacgaggctatgaacacaagcctcgaactatcggacgaaaggcgagaaactgccctcgtccgaatggccgcccaaaagcaacgaatcaaaaggtattataaccgaagaaccaagctccgccatttcaagcctggggacttagtgttaagaaaaattaccattaatacccggaatccgaatgaagggaagctaggaccgaattgggaaggaccatatcaggtactcgaggacatcggaaagggatcatacaggATCGGCGTTATAGACGGCAAACAgttatcaagcaattggaatgtatcacatctgaaatggtactactgttaaggtacaacctttccatattcgtttacatctcgaaactgacccctgcagaagtctgaACAGGGGACGGATCTCTCAtcagaaagcacgcgttgcactcttttttccttaagaccgatttttatcccaaatgggtttttcggcaaggtttttaatgaggcaaccactggTCGTGCAGCACTTATGATAATATCCGAGGCCCCGTAAGAGAGTTACTTCACAGCGACAGGGTCCCGATAGGAAAACTGTAAAGAGCCAAATTATCGAAGCGAGCCATGCTCGTATAAGTTGGCTcgaacccaggcgtgtaataacatgtgaagaattaagatataatgcgaccattaagcctacgggctatatattttttatctcaagttcgagcaaaACCTGTTTCGAccaaataagcctacgggctatttctcattttgagttcgagcaaacactcactcaaccaaataagcctacgggctatttctcattttgagttcgagcaaacactcactcaacctaatagcctacgggctgcattaattcgagttcgaatcattcattcgatcaagcctacgggctattttttaattcgagtttgagcaaacactcactcgatcaaatagcctacgggctgcattaattcgagtttgaatcattcactcgatcaagcctatgggctattttttacctcgagttcgagcaaaaactcactcgaccaaatagcctacgggctgcattaattcgagttcgaatcattcactcgatcaagcctacggactattctttaattctagttcgagcaaacactcactcgaccaaatagcctatgggctacattaattcgagttcaaatcgttcactcgatcaagcctacgggctattttttatctcgagttcgagcaaaaactcactcgaccaaatagcctatgggctgtattaattcgagttcgaataattcactcgaccaagcctacgggctacattaattcgagcacaagcaaacactcgctcgaccatcacgcccacgggctatattCTCTTCAAAATCGAATCGTTGATAATTAAATCGAGCACAAGCAGACACTCGCTCGGTTGAAGAGACTGCGAGGTTCGAGTTTGATTAATTGGTTTAAAatattatggaaatattcatgagGCAAATCACAGCAACCCAGGAAACAGAATCAAAAGCAAGTCGGCAAGAAAAGAGGCCTATAcacaaaatttatttacatggGTGGCTACAACAAAAATTTATTTAAACGGGAGAGGTCTTTTCTTTATCAGATTCCCTCCTCGGTTCTCAGATCCACTTTTGCGCCCGTCGTCGTCTtcatcatcatcggaaaccaGAGCTTCGGCATCAGCCTcgagttcttttgccctttttatctcttccgtgagatcgaagcctcgagcatgaatctcctcgagggtttctctcctggatcggtacttagcaagttcggctgcctctcttgcttgaacttgggcagcttcagcatcagcccgatagacggccatgaGCGCATCCGCATAagtctttgccttttcggcatcggattcggccttggcgagtactgaggccaaccgagcctcaagctccttgATTTTCTTTGCTTGAACTAGGTTTTTCACCTTCactttctgaagttgggtttcagacgacgataactgggctcgagcggtctctttttctgcagcaaagcggtccataccttctttccaccgcaaggattccatccttatcacatcgacctcctcacgcagCCTCcctatcatctcgattttttgctgcagctgtgagaccgaaatattAGATACCGTTCCGGTATCAAACCCATaggttttcaaaagcatcattacctgctcagacaaatcattctggtctcgataagccttggacaGCTCGGCCCAgagatcttttatttcctcttctctctgtcctaaggaaagtttgagagagttcGTCTCATCGATAGCGCATTTCAGGTCGGCcacgtatcgatgcagctcattttgggaacgagaacattgttctcgatggactGCCGCAGCCTATGAAGAAATAAGGAGCAAAGTTAACGAGAGACGAGCATAAAGGCAATACCAACAAAAAGGTTTTCAAAAGACTCACTTGGTCCAAAGCCTGCCGCAaaccgtgaaaaagatccgattcatCACTGGCAACGTCCTCGATACCAGTAAACAGGTCACACAACGGATcctcttcatcgtgaggcctatCTAGATTAAGGGcccccagagcttgagcttcccgaataaCCCCTGCGGAAAAAGTGGGAAAGAGAGGCGAGTCCTCGATCGCTGCTGCCTCAAGTGAATCGCTAGGAGCATTCCCCTCGGCTCGGAGGGGTTCGAAGGGCTCCCTGATTGTAACCCCTGCGGGTTGATTCCGATGAGAGGTGTCTTCGatatccgatagttcggggactctgcCAGAACCACTCTCCGGTATATTTTCAGTTCGAGATGGAGCCCCATagggcatcatcgatccagctggCATTGAAGCATCGGTGGCTCTCTTCGTCCGGACAGCCAGCATGGActcattattttcttcttcttcttcttcttcttcttcttcttcttcttcttcttcttcttcttcttcatcccttaggcgcaacacggattctacggtcaaaggaatgacattcttgtttgGTTTACGAGCCGTCATCTTCTTCGATTTTGGATATTCGGACAACGAAGctctcttctttttattttccttcacaggCTTTGGAACGAAGGTCGAGACATCCTCCTCATTAGACAGAGGTCTCAAGACCACAtccttacccaaacctgcatatgggaaacTTTATCAAAAATATATCGAGAAGTGCCTTGTCAGAttccgagaaatgagcttactgtggtttttggcctcccaccgacccttagacaaatcacgccatgagcgctcgacatATGTGGAAGTCGAAACAAGAGcccgtacccaattcttgaggtcgggaaccgctccgggcatccagggaaccgctacatcacgaaaaggggagtgtcgataagagaacaaatgaaagaacaaaatagaaacaACAGCaaaatcacacttacgtttcaaattccactcctcgggaaagggcatcttttcagtcgggatcaggtccgaagtccttactcgaatgaacctgctcatccaaccccggtccctgtcctcgtcaatactcaaGAACAAAgctttggtagcccgacgctggagttttattaaccctccccgaAAAAGTCGGGGACGGTATAGCCGAATAAGATGATCAaaggtgaacgacatcccctcgattttgctcataaaatatcggatcagaataacgatccgccacaaagaaggatggacctggcctaaggttacctgatactgtcgacagaagtcgataacgacggaatcgaggggacccaaagtgaaagggtaagtatatacgttcaaaaaccctttcacgtgagaAGTAATGTCTTCATCAAAGGGTAggtattatcacttctttttcaccccaattgtagtccttctttaacagatcgaggtgcttctcagtaatcgaacacatgtacctcgataccggctcacaccggccagggaccgatgaacctttatcaactttaaaatctgaagtaaggacgcacgccCCAGGGACACACTCCTCTGGCCGTGGTTCcaccggtgtctcatcggcgacacactgtgaagatgaagatttctctttctgaggaactgtttacgatgttttcgccattttttgaattcaaaaataaggAGCAGAAGGAGGtgatagagatttggtagaattgagggatcctttcggaaagaaatcacagctttTTTGCAAGAAGAGattgagaaattttagaagattgaagatgtaaaattgGTAAAAGATAAAGGTGAGAGTGATTTATAGGTTCAAAGCGACGGCGGTTCATGTGCGTCATGGTCGAACCTGATGGAATCAACAAAATATAATCCAATCGAGCGGttaaaaatcatatcgtttctcgccatatttatttctgagaaacgaggggactatctgtgtacggtcgaAATGAATTTGGCATGTTCGGTACGGTTCGAAAGgtgatgtatcgaagtaagatcccgaaggggggagAGGGGGGGGCACAAACTAATCTAGAGCCTGGGAAGGCCAGtccgtgttgagatcgatatcataatcaaactcgaacaagagtcgaaccatggcgcgggtagatctatcatgcagataatccaaaaaccaacctacatcgaccaGTAATCCGTTCGAGGGCTCGAACcgggatcgagctcgagtcaagatcacaagttcgagccgaaatcaagctcgaaccaaaatcgagggttctaagcaagatcaggctcgcagacaaaagccgttgtaatcccactagagggaatcttggcagaaattatgaaaaagctgatttatcatgggtttcccactgaatgtttattttattatgcttggagccaaACCCCTTCACTATAAAAGGACTTGTTTTATCATTTTTGTGAGGCATCTATTAGAGGACGGAGACTATCAaaaattgtattatcccctctACAAGCAAGAGTGATCTTTCtaatttcttagattgattctatttttgttaaaatataaatttcactGTTCATAATTGATTGACCTAGGTCACGTTTTCTCCAAtctatattcatacttttatttatcctagcattctgtattaagttgtaccacgtatcttcggaactgcgcataaattcaactctatccccttttttcgggtaaacacaggTATATAAATAAAGTAACCATTTGACTTACTAAAAAATGGGTAGATGAATTGTTTTCTCAACGTTTCAATTTAAGTTGATTTGACAATTTAACTTTTTACTCTTTTATTAGAAAACGTATAAAAAATTTACTTTTCTTCCTTAATTTGTCAAAGTTAATTTTTCTTTTCCCTAATCTCTTCATATTTCAGAAACCCCTACCTTTTATTTGTCTTTCTCTTTGATATTCTTATTCAGCTTCTTTTTCCGATCCAAAATTTTATTAGTTCAAGTGTTTAACAATCTTTTAAAAGTTTAGGCCTCACATTACATTTTGACTTTAGGccaaacatgtgcagagagtaggaaaatgggatgaagtatGTTGAGCATAAAGAAAAAATGAACAGTAATATGAAAGTAATCATTTAATTAATATGACCTGATGCCGTGTCCAGGGCCACATCCAATTTCTTCGATCCACAAGTTGATGGAGCCAGGGCCAATGGAAATACAGTCATCTCCAGTTTTGATTGTGCTGCCTTTAATCGTAACTCCTCTTGAATTCTCTATATGAATTCCATCAGTGTTTGGGCTTCTACTTGGAGCTCTTATTTTCAAATTCTCAACTCTAACACGGCTGCTATAATCAATACCCACATGCTTTGTTTGACTATTCACTGATGTTAATCCACTTACCAGTACATCATCGCACCAAAAGAATGATATTGACTGCATGCATTAATTAATTCAATCATAGAGTTTATAACATATTGAATAGTAATGTGAAAGTTGTTATCATATTGCATTTTTTATAACATGATAGAAGAAATTTTATCCGTTACGGTCTCTACTTTGCATGCATTGATGATAATTTCAAATTCAGATGCATAAATTAAACTATGTTTCCGGGAGTAAAGAGTCCCATCTTTTATAAGGGTCAAAATTATCAACCATACTCCGAATTACACGTGTTCACAagaaaaatattcttttaaaTTCTCTTGTTACTCAAAAACCTATAACTTGTAATCAGTATACTCATATTTATGCTACAAAATGCACATTCAACATTAATCCATGCAATGATCATATGAGGTTAAAAGTAGAGATTTAcgttttttatttcattttacgGCTATACTAAGATTAGACAAGAGCCTTTAAATAATAAGTTAATTAGTACTCCTTCCGTTCCCTTTTAATTGTcaagtattctaaaaataaatttttatttttacttgtcacttttggcatataaagaaaaaaataatttatttttcctgTTTTGCCTTTAacattaattactcattctaaattattttttaaattcattaagactatacaccaattaatacgggtatcatggtaaattatgcactttatttattgttTCTTTAGGGGCGTACAAAATTCAAAGTGGATAAGTAAAAGTAAACGAAACGAGTAATATTTATATTTACGTGTTTCAAGAAATATAAACGTACCTTTGCTCCCTGGGGGCAGGAACGGCCAGCTTTACGACACGACCAAAAAGCACTTCCTTGGGCGTCAATGGATCCACCATAAACAGAAAGCCTACTAACTTTATAAAACAAAATCCAGAAGCCAGAATGGCCAATGGCGTTATAATCTGCCGGAGCAACAAGAGTTCCATCTACTCGGAACTCAATTCTGCTCCGGCAAGGGCCGGTGAAGGTCACTGTTCTTATCAAAAATGTTCCACGAGGAACATAAACATTAGCTGGGCTAATGGAGCTGCATGCGGCCGACCAGGCACGAAGAAACGCTGTGGTCGAGTCCGTTCCCCCGTCGCCCCTAGCTCCATAACTCACCACATTGTAGGCTAAGCAAGAAGGCAGAAATAAGGATATG
It includes:
- the LOC104099928 gene encoding polygalacturonase-like, producing the protein MANFRTFLLALVFFSFISLFLPSCLAYNVVSYGARGDGGTDSTTAFLRAWSAACSSISPANVYVPRGTFLIRTVTFTGPCRSRIEFRVDGTLVAPADYNAIGHSGFWILFYKVSRLSVYGGSIDAQGSAFWSCRKAGRSCPQGAKSISFFWCDDVLVSGLTSVNSQTKHVGIDYSSRVRVENLKIRAPSRSPNTDGIHIENSRGVTIKGSTIKTGDDCISIGPGSINLWIEEIGCGPGHGISIGSLGSSNNEAGVVNITVTNSVFTKTQNGVRVKSWARPSGTYAKNLMFRNLIMRNVGYPIIIDQNYCPDNSCPHQNSGVKVSQVTYKNVKGTSSTQVAMKFDCSYTNPCTGIKLQDIKLTHIDRLRRPAILYCRNARGRHSGTVIPKGCF